One genomic region from Diabrotica undecimpunctata isolate CICGRU chromosome 9, icDiaUnde3, whole genome shotgun sequence encodes:
- the LOC140449814 gene encoding transmembrane protein 70 homolog, mitochondrial has translation MSIRSCIRVIPLLRNSINSHSSCLPRTINFDRSNIHRSIFSLCNKLDIRLYSTENKSESREIYYGSLTPQIKAVKIFSLSSSVVGVIAQPFLYNEIAATGNVPVIIAAYTAIGFFTVVTPILLHLITKKYVTHLYYKPNTNSYVANNVNFFCLTKKTEFTPEDVVVPDVPGMFTTFEVKGKALFVDPRLFEDPEHYVKIMGFDKPLDFKLYQTTDNIPSSSNKKD, from the exons ATGTCTATAAGGTCCTGTATTCGAGTAATTCCTTTATTAAGGAATAGTATAAACTCACATAGTTCGTGTCTGCCACGAACAATTAATTTCGATAGAAGTAATATTCACAGATCTATTTTCTCTTTATGTAACAAACTGGATATAAGATTATATTCAACAGAAAATAAATCAGAATCAAGGGAAATCTACTACGGATCTCTCACTCCGcaaataaaagcagttaaa ATATTTTCATTATCATCAAGTGTAGTTGGAGTTATAGCTCAACCTTTTTTATATAATGAAATAGCTGCGACTGGAAATGTACCTGTTATTATAGCTGCATACACTGCTATTGGTTTTTTCACAGTTGTTACTCCTATATTGTTGCACTTAATTACGAAGAAGTATGTTACTCATCTATACTACAAACCAAACACCAACAGCTATGTCGCAAATAATGTTAATTTCTTCTGCCTAACCAAAAAg ACTGAATTCACACCAGAAGATGTAGTAGTACCTGATGTACCTGGCATGTTCACAACATTTGAAGTCAAAGGAAAAGCCTTGTTTGTTGATCCCAGACTCTTCGAAGATCCTGAGCACTATGTAAAAATAATGGGCTTTGACAAACCACTTGATTTTAAATTGTATCAGACTACGGACAATATACCTAGCAGTAGTAATAAAAAAGATTAA